From the genome of Streptomyces sp. S4.7:
ATCCGCGTACCGCGCCCGGACGCGGCGCCGAAGGCGGCGGCGGCCCCCGCGTCGGCCCTGATCACCACCGCGCAGGTCTCCGCCAAGTCGGCCGTCCGCACACCGCAGTTCTGGCTGCTGTGGATCGTCCTCTGTATGAACGTCACCGCGGGCATCGGCATTCTTGAGAAGGCCGCCCCGATGATCACCGACTTCTTCGCCGACACCGACACGCCGGTCTCCGTCTCGGCCGCGGCCGGCTTCGTCGCGCTGCTCTCGGCGGCCAACATGGCGGGCCGTATCGGCTGGTCGTCCACCTCCGACCTGATCGGCCGGAAGAACACCTACCGCCTCTACCTGGGCGTCGGCGCCCTGATGTACCTGCTGATCGCGCAGTTCGGCGACGCGTCCAAACCGCTCTTCATCATCTGCGCGCTGGTCATCCTCTCGTTCTACGGAGGAGGCTTCGCCACCGTCCCCGCGTATCTCAAGGACCTGTTCGGCACCTACCAGGTGGGCGCGATCCACGGACGGCTGCTCACCGCGTGGTCGGCGGCCGGTGTCCTCGGCCCGCTCATCGTCAACCGGGTCGCCGACAGCCAGGAGGAGGCGGGCAAGAGCGGGCCCGGTCTGTACGGGCTCTCACTGACCATCATGATCGGGCTGCTCGTCGTCGGGTTCGTGGCCAACGAACTGGTCCGGCCCGTACACCCGCGCCACCACCGGCCCGCGGACTCCACCGCGTCCGCGACCGTCCCCGCGCCCGCGTCGGCGCCCGCGAACACCGCCGCCACGAAGCCGGAAGCACCGTCAGCAAGCACCGAAGGAGGCCCCCGATGACCACAGCACCGGAGAGCGGGAACGCGGTGCCCGGGTCCCGGCGGACCGCGCTGATCGTCTTCGCCTGGCTCTGGGTGGGCGTCCCCCTCGCGTACGGTCTGTATGAACTGGTCCGTAAGGCCACCCAGCTGTTCACCGGGTGATCCCTCCGGACGCCGCCGGATGATCCGGAGTCTCCAAGAGGAGGCGGGGAATCCTGTTGGGTCGCCTGCCCCCTTACTCGTGAGTCGCTGACGAGACTGGGGATCTCCTGACGTCGACCGAAGAGGGGGTCCCTGGCATGACCGGCACTCGTATCGCCGCGCTCGGGCACTATCAGCCCGCCAAGGTGCTCACCAACGACGACCTGGCGGGCATGGTCGACACCAGTGATGAGTGGATCAGGAGCCGTGTCGGCATCAAGACCCGGCACGTGGGCGGCCCCGACGAGCCCGTGGACGAGATGGCGGCGCACGCGGCGGCGAAGGCGCTCGCCGCCGCCGGTCTGACCCCCGCCGACATCGACCTGGTGCTGGTCGCCACGTCCACGGCGATCGACCGGTCGCCGAACATGGCGGCGCGCGTCGCCGCCCGGCTCTCCATGGGCTCACCGGCCGTGATGGACCTCAACGTGGTCTGCGCCGGCTTCACCCACGCGCTCGCCACGGCCGATCACGCCGTACGGGCGGGTGCGGCGACCCGCGCGCTGGTCATCGGCGCCGACAAGATGGCCGACATCGCCGACTGGACCGACCGCTCGACCTGCGTCCTCCTCGGTGACGGCGCCGGCGCGGCGGTCGTCGAGGCCGTCCGGCCGGGCGAGGAGGCGGCTATCGGCCCGGTGCTGTGGGGCTCGGTGCCCGAGATGGGCAACGCCGTACGGATCGAGGGAACCCCGCCGCGCTTCGCGCAGGAGGGCCAGTCCGTCTACCGGTGGGCCACCACCCAACTGCCGCCGATCGCCCGCAAGGTCTGTGAAAAGGCCGGTATCGCGCCCGAGGACCTGGCCGCCGTCGTACTGCACCAGGCGAACCTGCGCATCATCGAGCCCGTCGCCCAGAAGATCGGCGCGGTCAACGCGGTCATCGCCCGCGACGTCGTGGACTCCGGCAACACCTCGGCCGCGTCCATCCCGATGGCGCTGTCCAAGCTGGTGGAGCGCGGCGAGGTGGAATCCGGCGCTCCGGCGCTGCTTTTCGGCTTTGGCGGAAATCTCTCCTACGCCGGGCAGGTCATCCGCTGCCCCTGACCGCTACGGTTCTCGGTAGACTGTAGACGATAGCCAATCGTCGTGCCGTTGCCGTAGCCGGCCAGGATGGGGGACCGCATGTTGTCCGCAGGACTGCCACAGGGCTCCGTGCCCAAGCTCGAACGCCCCGGCCCGCTGCGCGAGCGCGTCTACGAGGCGCTGCTCGAACTGATCACCGTGCGCTCTCTGAGGCCCGGACAGCATCTGGTCGAGAGTGAACTCGCCGGTCATCTCGGGGTCTCCCGACAGCCGGTACGGGAGGCGCTCCAGCGCCTGAACACCGAGGGCTGGGTCGATCTCAGGCCCGCCCAGGGCGCGTTCGTCCACGAGCCGACCGAGGCGGAGGCGGACCAGCTGCTCTCGGTCCGTACGCTCCTGGAGGCCGAGGCCGCGAGGCTCGCCGCGGCGAACTCGGGCTCGGCGGGGATCGCGGCGCTGGAGGCGCTCTGCGCCAAGGGTGAGCAGTCGGTGGCCGACGACGACGTGGAGCTCACGGTCGCGACGAACGCGGCTTTCCACGCGAAGGTGATGGAACTGGCGGGCAACGTCGTCCTGGCGGAGCTGGCGGCCCAGGTGGACCGGCGGGTGCGCTGGTACTACGCGCCGGTGGCGCGGCAGCGCGGCAAGCAGTCCTGGATCGAGCACCGGGCCCTGATCGCGGCGATCTCCGCGCGGGACGAAGAGGCCGCGACGGCGGTCATGCGCTCCCACACGGAGCAGACGCGCACCACCTACCACCACCGCGGGGACGCCGCGGTCTGACCACTTCGCACGGGCGAGGGCGAGCCCGTACGATCAGTGACGAGGCGCCTCCGGCAGGACGCGGGGGCGCCTTCGTCATGCGCCGAGCGGGATGATCCACCAGCCTCCGAACCGCCCCCGGCGCCCTCGTCGAAGCCCCGTCCCCGCGGACGGTGAAACGTCTTTGTCCTGACTGTGGAGAAAGTTAGGAGCGATTCCTGCGCAACTTCTTCCCACTCGGGGAAAGCGCTGCTACGTTCCCCTCGAAAGCCTGTCGAAACGACAACCGACGTAGCGACGTAACACAGAGCCGAGAGGCGGGGAGGGGCGCGTGAGACGTATGACCGCACGACCCGCGAACGCTCATCAGGCGCGACTGCTCCGGCTCTTGCGTGACGGTGGTCCCAACTCCCGTGCCCAGCTCGGTGACCAGGTCGACCTCTCCCGCTCCAAGCTCGCCGTGGAAGTCGACCGGCTGCTGGAGACCGGGCTCGTCGTCGCCGACGGACTCGCCGCCTCGCGCGGTGGCCGCCGCTCCCACAACATCCGGCTCGCGCCCGCCCTCCGCTTCCTCGGGGTGGACATCGGCGCCACGTCCATAGACGTCGCCGTCACCAACGCCGAGCTCGAAGTCCTCGGCCACGTCAACCACCCGATGGACGTCCGCGAGGGCCCGGTCGCCGTCTTCGAGCAGGTGCTCGCGATGGCCGCCAAGCTCAAGGCCAGCGGACTCGCGGACGGCTACGACGGCGCCGGCATCGGCGTTCCGGGACCGGTCCGCTTCCCCGAGGGCGTGCCGGTCGCGCCGCCGATCATGCCCGGCTGGGACGGCTTCCCCGTGCGCGAGGCGCTCAGCCAGGACCTCGGCTGCCCCGTCATGGTCGACAACGACGTGAACCTGATGGCGATGGGGGAGCAGCACGCGGGCGTCGCACGCTCCGTGGGCGACTTCCTCTGCGTCAAGATCGGCACCGGTATCGGCTGCGGCATCGTCGTCGGCGGCGAGGTCTACCGCGGCACGACCGGCAGCGCGGGCGACATCGGCCACATCCGGGTCGAGCCCGACGGACGCGCCTGTGTCTGCGGCAACAGGGGTTGCCTGGAAGCCCACTTCAGCGGCGCCGCGCTGGCCAGGGACGCCGAGGACGCCGCCCGTACGGGCCGTTCCGCCGAACTCGCCTCGCGACTGGAGGCCGCCGGCCGGCTCACCGCCGCCGACGTCGCCGTGGCCGCCGCCGCCGGTGACCCCACCGCCCTCCACCTCATCCGCGAAGGCGGCAACCGGGTCGGCCAGGTCATCGCCGGGCTCGTCAGCTTCTTCAACCCGGGCCTCGTCGTGATCGGCGGCGGGGTGACCGGACTCGGCCACACCCTGCTGGCCAGCGTCCGCACCCAGGTCTACCGCCAGTCACTTCCGCTGGCCACCGGCAATCTCCCCATCGTTCTCGGGGAGTTGGGGCCGACCGCCGGAGTCACCGGCGCGGCCCGGCTCATCAGCGACCACCTCTTCTCCCCGGCCTGACACCGGCACCCCCGACGTCGGGCCGTACGGCACACGCTTCACCCGCACTACCGAAATAACAGCAAAAAAACCAACAAGAGCACCAACAAAGCATCACCGTTCACCGCACCACCCGCATCGCACCGCCCTGTTCCGCACGCCCGCACGCCCGCTCACCGGCCGCATCCGCCGAGGGGATACGCCATGGCACCAGCACCACCCGAAGGCAGCCTGCTCACCATGTCCGGCATCACCAAGCTGTTCCCGGGCGTCCGCGCCCTGGACGGCGTGGACCTGGAGGTCCAGGCAGGCGAAGTCCACTGTCTGCTCGGCCAGAACGGGGCCGGCAAATCCACACTCATCAAGGTGCTCGCCGGCGCGCACCAGCCCGACGACGGTGTCATCACCTGGCGCGGCGAAGAGGTCCAGCTGGGGTCACCCATCGCGGCGATGAAGCTCGGCATCGCGACCATCTACCAGGAACTCGACCTCGTCGAGGGCCTGTCGGTCGCCGAGAACATCTTCCTCGGCCACGAACCGACCACCGCCGGATTCATCGTCAAGGGCGGCGAGGCCAGGACCGCGGCCACCGCGCTGCTCGGGCGCCTCGGCCACCCCGAGATCCCGGCGGGCCGCCCCGTCGGTGAACTCTCCGCCGCGCACCAGCAGATCGTCTCCATGGCCCGCGCGCTCTCCCACGACGTACGCCTCATCGTGATGGACGAGCCGTCCGCGGCGCTCGACCCGGACGAGGTCGACAACCTCTTCCGTATCGTCGACACCCTCACCGCCGACGGGGTCGCCGTCATCTACATCTCCCACCGCCTGGAGGAGATCCGCCGGATCGGCGACCGCGTGACCGTCATCAAGGACGGCCGCACCGTCGCCGTGGGTCTGCCCGCGAAGGAGACCCCCACCAGCGAGGTCGTCTCGCTGATGACCGGCCGCGAGGTCGCGTACGTCTTCCCCGACCGCCCGTCGGTCGCCGACGCCCCGCACGGCGAGCCCGTGCTGCGGACCGAAGGACTCACCAGGGAAGGCGAGTTCGAACCCGTCGACCTCGAACTGCGCCCCGGCGAGATCGTCGGCCTCGCGGGTCTCGTCGGCTCCGGACGCTCCGAGATCCTGGAGACCGTCTTCGGCGCCCGCAAGCCCACCGGCGGCCGGGTACTGGTCGACGGCAAGGAGCTCAAGCCCGGCAGCGTCCGCGCCGCCGTACGCGCCGGACTCGGCCTCGCCCCCGAGGAGCGCAAGGCCCAGGCCCTGCTGCTCATCGAATCGGTCACCCGCAACGTGTCGGTGTCCTCGATGTCCCGCTTCTCGCGCGGCGGCTGGCTCGACAGCGCCGCCGAGCGCAAGGCGTCCAGGGCCGCGACCCAGGAACTCTCCCTGCGCCCCGACAACCCCGACGCGGTCATCCGCACCCTGTCGGGCGGCAACCAGCAGAAGGTCGTCCTGGCCCGCTGGCTGCTGCGCGGCTGCCGGGTGCTGCTCCTCGACGAACCCACCCGCGGTGTGGACGTCGGCGCCCGCGCCGAGCTCTACGCCGTGATCCGCCGGCTGGCCGACGACGGCCTCGCCGTACTTCTCGTCTCCAGCGAGGTCCCCGAGGTCCTTGGCCTCGCCGACCGGGTGCTGGTGCTCCGGGAGGGCCGTGTCGTCCATACGTCACCGGCCCAGGAGCTTGACGAGCACCGTGTACTCGACCTTGTGATGGAAGGGAGCCCGACGCCATGAACCAGCCTGCCTCTGAGGCGCAGCAGGGCGGGCCCGAGGCCGCACCCGCCGCCGACGCCGCAGCCGTGCCGCTGACCAAGCCCGCCGGAAAGACCCCGGGAGGTTCCGGGGGCCGGCCGCCGCTCGGACTGCGTCTGGATTTCCGTACGCTCTCGCTGCTCGGCGTGCTCGCCGCACTGATAGTCGTCGGCGGCATCACCAAGCCCGATCAGTTCCTGGACACCAGCAATCTCCAACTGGTGCTCACCCAGGCGTCGATCATCGGTGTCGTCACCGTCGGCATGACGTTCGTCATCACCAGCGGCGGCATCGACCTGTCGGTCGGCGCGATCGTGGCCCTGGCCTCCGTGTGGGCGACCACCCTGGCCACCCAGGAGTACGGCTTCGCCGGCATCCTGTTCACCGCGATCATCGTGGGTCTGGCCTGCGGTCTCGTCAACGGCGTACTGATCGCGTACGGCGGCATGGCGCCCTTCATCGCGACCCTCGCGATCATGGCGTCCGCCCGTGGTCTGGCCCTCCAGATCACCGACGGCAACACCCAGGTCGTCACGTTGAAGTCGGTCCTCGACCTCGGCTCCCGCGACTCCTACATCCTCGGTGTCCCGCCGCTCGTCATCATCTTCGCCGCGGTGACGGTCATCGGCTGGCTGCTGCTCAACCGCACCACCTTCGGCCGGCGCACCGTCGCGGTCGGCGGCAACGCCGAGGCGACCCGCCTCGCCGGCATCGACGTGCGCAGGCAGCGGCTCTACCTCTACCTGCTCTCCGGACTGTGCTGCGGTATCGCGGCCTTCATGCTGATCGTGCTGTCCGGCTCGGGTCAGAACACGAACGGAAACCTCTACGAACTCGACGCCATCGCGGCGGCGATCATCGGCGGCACGCTGCTCAGCGGCGGTCGCGGCACGATCGTCGGCTCCGTGCTCGGTGTCCTGATCTTCACCACCATCACCAACATCTTCGCTCTCAACAACCTGCAGAGCGACGTCCAGCAGATTGCCAAGGGCGCGATCATCGTCGCCGCCGTACTGGTCCAGCGCCGCACGGCGCGCAACGGTGAGGGCTGACCTCGTATCCCCGAGGCCCGATCTCGTACCGCTCTTCGAAGCACCACTTCCGACGCACCGCAGCATCCGCTCTTCCGAAGGGGACGAACCGTCATGCCAGAAACGAGCCGCAGAGGTCTTCTGTTCGGCACCGCCGCCATTTCGGCGGGTGCCCTCCTCACCGCCTGCACCAGCAATGAGAAGAAGGACGAGCCCGCAGCCAACGAGCAGCCGGTCGACGACAAGCCGGGCAAGGCCGTCACCATCGGCTTCGCCGGCCCCCAGGCCGACCACGGCTGGCTGGCCGCGATCAACGCGAACGCCAGGGCCCAGGCCAAGAAGTACTCGGACGTCACGCTCGACATCACCGAGGGCTCGAACGACACCGCCGCGCAGATCGGCCAGATCGACTCGCTGATCAACAAGAAGGTCGACGTCCTGGTGATCCTGCCGGCCGACGGCAAGGCCCTCACCCAGGCCGGTCTCAAGGCGATGCGCGCGGGCATCCCCGTCATCAACCTGGACCGGATCTTCGCCGACCCGCAGGCGTTCCGCTGCTACGTCGGCGGCGACAACTA
Proteins encoded in this window:
- a CDS encoding OFA family MFS transporter — protein: MTPPLAPVGWSRWLVPPAALSVHLSIGQAYAWSVFKPPLESALGLSGTQSALPFQLGIVMLGLSAAFGGTLVERNGPRWAMTVALVCFSSGFLLSALGAATEQFWLIVFGYGFVGGIGLGIGYISPVSTLIKWFPDRPGMATGIAIMGFGGGALIASPWSAQMLESFGSTNDGIAKAFLVHGLVYAVFMLLGVLLIRVPRPDAAPKAAAAPASALITTAQVSAKSAVRTPQFWLLWIVLCMNVTAGIGILEKAAPMITDFFADTDTPVSVSAAAGFVALLSAANMAGRIGWSSTSDLIGRKNTYRLYLGVGALMYLLIAQFGDASKPLFIICALVILSFYGGGFATVPAYLKDLFGTYQVGAIHGRLLTAWSAAGVLGPLIVNRVADSQEEAGKSGPGLYGLSLTIMIGLLVVGFVANELVRPVHPRHHRPADSTASATVPAPASAPANTAATKPEAPSASTEGGPR
- a CDS encoding beta-ketoacyl-ACP synthase III, which gives rise to MTGTRIAALGHYQPAKVLTNDDLAGMVDTSDEWIRSRVGIKTRHVGGPDEPVDEMAAHAAAKALAAAGLTPADIDLVLVATSTAIDRSPNMAARVAARLSMGSPAVMDLNVVCAGFTHALATADHAVRAGAATRALVIGADKMADIADWTDRSTCVLLGDGAGAAVVEAVRPGEEAAIGPVLWGSVPEMGNAVRIEGTPPRFAQEGQSVYRWATTQLPPIARKVCEKAGIAPEDLAAVVLHQANLRIIEPVAQKIGAVNAVIARDVVDSGNTSAASIPMALSKLVERGEVESGAPALLFGFGGNLSYAGQVIRCP
- a CDS encoding GntR family transcriptional regulator, producing the protein MLSAGLPQGSVPKLERPGPLRERVYEALLELITVRSLRPGQHLVESELAGHLGVSRQPVREALQRLNTEGWVDLRPAQGAFVHEPTEAEADQLLSVRTLLEAEAARLAAANSGSAGIAALEALCAKGEQSVADDDVELTVATNAAFHAKVMELAGNVVLAELAAQVDRRVRWYYAPVARQRGKQSWIEHRALIAAISARDEEAATAVMRSHTEQTRTTYHHRGDAAV
- a CDS encoding ROK family transcriptional regulator, translating into MTARPANAHQARLLRLLRDGGPNSRAQLGDQVDLSRSKLAVEVDRLLETGLVVADGLAASRGGRRSHNIRLAPALRFLGVDIGATSIDVAVTNAELEVLGHVNHPMDVREGPVAVFEQVLAMAAKLKASGLADGYDGAGIGVPGPVRFPEGVPVAPPIMPGWDGFPVREALSQDLGCPVMVDNDVNLMAMGEQHAGVARSVGDFLCVKIGTGIGCGIVVGGEVYRGTTGSAGDIGHIRVEPDGRACVCGNRGCLEAHFSGAALARDAEDAARTGRSAELASRLEAAGRLTAADVAVAAAAGDPTALHLIREGGNRVGQVIAGLVSFFNPGLVVIGGGVTGLGHTLLASVRTQVYRQSLPLATGNLPIVLGELGPTAGVTGAARLISDHLFSPA
- a CDS encoding sugar ABC transporter ATP-binding protein, with translation MAPAPPEGSLLTMSGITKLFPGVRALDGVDLEVQAGEVHCLLGQNGAGKSTLIKVLAGAHQPDDGVITWRGEEVQLGSPIAAMKLGIATIYQELDLVEGLSVAENIFLGHEPTTAGFIVKGGEARTAATALLGRLGHPEIPAGRPVGELSAAHQQIVSMARALSHDVRLIVMDEPSAALDPDEVDNLFRIVDTLTADGVAVIYISHRLEEIRRIGDRVTVIKDGRTVAVGLPAKETPTSEVVSLMTGREVAYVFPDRPSVADAPHGEPVLRTEGLTREGEFEPVDLELRPGEIVGLAGLVGSGRSEILETVFGARKPTGGRVLVDGKELKPGSVRAAVRAGLGLAPEERKAQALLLIESVTRNVSVSSMSRFSRGGWLDSAAERKASRAATQELSLRPDNPDAVIRTLSGGNQQKVVLARWLLRGCRVLLLDEPTRGVDVGARAELYAVIRRLADDGLAVLLVSSEVPEVLGLADRVLVLREGRVVHTSPAQELDEHRVLDLVMEGSPTP
- a CDS encoding ABC transporter permease, whose amino-acid sequence is MNQPASEAQQGGPEAAPAADAAAVPLTKPAGKTPGGSGGRPPLGLRLDFRTLSLLGVLAALIVVGGITKPDQFLDTSNLQLVLTQASIIGVVTVGMTFVITSGGIDLSVGAIVALASVWATTLATQEYGFAGILFTAIIVGLACGLVNGVLIAYGGMAPFIATLAIMASARGLALQITDGNTQVVTLKSVLDLGSRDSYILGVPPLVIIFAAVTVIGWLLLNRTTFGRRTVAVGGNAEATRLAGIDVRRQRLYLYLLSGLCCGIAAFMLIVLSGSGQNTNGNLYELDAIAAAIIGGTLLSGGRGTIVGSVLGVLIFTTITNIFALNNLQSDVQQIAKGAIIVAAVLVQRRTARNGEG